The Chitinophagales bacterium genome window below encodes:
- the ligA gene encoding NAD-dependent DNA ligase LigA, translated as MNWNEEEMQVATDNLLYKKLTATDIEDLRNVIRFHDWNYYVQSSPSISDKEYDTLFKALKTLEEAHPELITPDSPTQKVAQALTNEFTTVQHTVPMLSLANSYNAEDLLAFDESVKKLSNRADISYCVEPKFDGASIALIYENDILVRAATRGNGIEGEDITLNAKQIKYVPHTAAFSKYGIQKIELRGEVIIENDAFEKMNLQREQEGLKVFQNSRNTASGSLRMKEPQEVAKRNLEAFIYQIAYVIDKEGNNLLGEKFTKHFDNIEMLGKLGFQIPKEEKIEVHNIHEVVSFCATWEAKRDDYNYEIDGMVIKVNDLALQNILGATAHHPRWAIAYKFKARQAITQLLNIDYQVGRTGAVTPVAKLQPVRLAGVTVSSVSLHNADFIVEKDIHIGDFVFVERAGDVIPYIAGVDVSKRKDVQAVIFPTKCPSCQAALVRPEGEAVFRCENAECPAQAEERIIHFVSKGAMDIDGLGKDIVKRFMQEDFIKNIEDIYTLDYDKILSLDGWKEKSVANLKEGIEKSKNQPLWRLLVALGIRHIGTATAKMLEKNIQKISDLQNWTEEQLAELEDVGPKVAESIYSFFNNYENQQLIIRLKELGVKTEKTEEDNQLKSNKLDGLTFLFTGTLIRFNRDQAKEMVEENGGKNLSGVSAKLNYLVAGEKAGSKLEKANKLGIAVLTEDEFLEMIND; from the coding sequence ATGAACTGGAACGAAGAAGAAATGCAGGTAGCAACAGACAATTTGTTATACAAAAAATTAACCGCTACAGATATTGAAGATTTAAGAAACGTAATTCGTTTTCACGATTGGAATTATTATGTACAATCTTCTCCAAGTATTTCAGATAAAGAATATGACACTTTATTTAAAGCATTAAAAACTTTAGAAGAAGCTCATCCTGAGTTAATTACACCCGATTCACCTACGCAAAAAGTAGCACAAGCACTTACTAATGAATTTACTACCGTACAGCACACTGTGCCTATGCTTTCTTTAGCCAATTCTTACAATGCAGAAGATTTACTTGCTTTTGATGAAAGTGTAAAAAAACTGAGTAATAGAGCGGATATTTCTTATTGTGTAGAACCTAAATTTGACGGAGCAAGCATTGCTTTAATTTATGAAAATGATATATTAGTGCGAGCTGCCACCAGAGGAAACGGTATAGAAGGCGAAGACATAACTCTTAATGCCAAGCAAATAAAATATGTGCCACATACAGCCGCTTTTTCCAAGTACGGCATTCAAAAAATTGAATTGCGTGGCGAAGTGATTATAGAAAATGATGCTTTTGAAAAAATGAATTTACAGCGAGAGCAAGAGGGATTAAAAGTGTTTCAAAATTCAAGAAATACCGCTTCGGGTTCGTTGCGAATGAAAGAACCACAAGAAGTAGCTAAAAGAAATTTAGAAGCTTTCATTTATCAAATAGCTTATGTGATTGATAAAGAAGGGAATAATCTTTTAGGAGAAAAATTCACTAAGCATTTTGACAATATAGAAATGTTAGGAAAATTGGGTTTTCAAATTCCAAAAGAAGAAAAAATAGAAGTGCATAACATACATGAAGTGGTAAGTTTTTGTGCCACTTGGGAAGCTAAAAGAGATGATTATAACTATGAAATAGACGGTATGGTTATAAAAGTAAATGATTTGGCTTTACAAAATATTTTAGGAGCTACGGCACATCACCCTCGTTGGGCAATTGCCTATAAATTTAAAGCAAGGCAAGCTATAACACAGTTGTTAAATATTGATTATCAAGTAGGTAGAACGGGGGCTGTTACGCCCGTAGCCAAGTTGCAACCCGTGCGTTTAGCTGGCGTTACGGTATCTTCCGTATCATTGCACAATGCTGATTTTATTGTAGAAAAAGACATACACATTGGCGATTTTGTTTTTGTGGAACGAGCAGGAGATGTTATTCCGTACATTGCGGGTGTAGATGTAAGCAAGCGAAAAGATGTGCAAGCTGTGATTTTCCCTACTAAATGTCCATCGTGTCAGGCTGCTTTGGTTCGCCCGGAAGGAGAAGCCGTTTTCCGTTGCGAAAATGCAGAATGTCCTGCCCAGGCAGAAGAACGCATTATACATTTTGTAAGCAAAGGAGCTATGGATATTGACGGCTTAGGCAAGGATATAGTAAAGCGGTTTATGCAAGAAGATTTTATAAAAAATATAGAAGATATATACACTTTAGATTATGATAAAATATTGTCTTTAGATGGGTGGAAAGAAAAATCTGTTGCCAATTTAAAAGAGGGAATTGAAAAATCTAAAAATCAGCCACTGTGGCGTTTGTTGGTGGCTTTGGGAATTAGACATATAGGAACAGCTACTGCTAAAATGCTGGAAAAAAACATACAAAAAATAAGCGATTTACAAAACTGGACAGAAGAACAATTAGCAGAATTGGAAGATGTGGGTCCAAAAGTAGCGGAAAGTATTTATTCGTTTTTTAACAATTACGAAAATCAGCAATTAATTATCCGTTTAAAAGAATTGGGCGTTAAAACAGAGAAAACGGAAGAAGATAATCAACTTAAAAGCAATAAATTGGATGGGCTTACTTTTTTGTTTACCGGCACGTTAATTCGTTTTAACCGCGATCAAGCCAAAGAAATGGTAGAAGAAAACGGAGGTAAAAATTTAAGTGGCGTAAGTGCAAAATTGAATTATTTGGTAGCAGGAGAAAAAGCAGGAAGCAAATTAGAGAAAGCTAATAAATTGGGTATTGCTGTTTTAACGGAAGATGAATTTTTAGAGATGATAAATGATTAA
- a CDS encoding radical SAM protein gives MEISKHYIKNTLYNNSLVWKTIEFFQGMSYVFNYLWHYQFHLTAKSSIKEVNVEFSSECNLRCKFCSLDHTKPRTFIEEQTLESLLIQLLTDKRFHTVERLQLYNAGETLLHPKRFELLELIKSYKQKFKEKGVRFPKVILLTNATLLRKKVSVQLVDLDIVDEMMVSLDGGTPEAFETMRDRAKWPVFYRNIIDFIDYRNEKNSKTTLKTVSIIPAEKPFTLDWMHPEFREVLEKADSFELRRLHNWAGEVEVESTNKPHKIGCTLLMKQMVLLPNGDITVCCSDLNSRGVIGNLKTSTLYQIYNTPKRLSWLKLMFQNRKYEIDLCKNCETF, from the coding sequence ATGGAAATCTCAAAACACTATATTAAAAATACGTTATATAATAATTCGTTAGTTTGGAAAACTATTGAGTTTTTTCAAGGAATGTCTTATGTTTTTAACTATTTATGGCATTATCAATTTCATTTAACAGCCAAAAGTTCTATTAAAGAGGTAAATGTTGAGTTTTCAAGTGAGTGTAATTTAAGATGTAAATTTTGCTCTTTAGACCACACAAAACCAAGAACTTTTATTGAAGAGCAAACTTTAGAAAGTTTGTTAATTCAATTATTAACCGATAAAAGATTCCATACCGTAGAACGCCTGCAACTTTATAATGCAGGAGAAACACTATTACATCCCAAGCGTTTTGAATTGTTAGAACTAATAAAGAGCTACAAACAAAAATTTAAGGAAAAAGGTGTGCGTTTTCCTAAGGTTATTTTACTAACAAATGCCACGTTGCTTCGTAAAAAAGTATCGGTACAGCTTGTAGATTTAGACATAGTAGATGAAATGATGGTAAGTTTAGATGGTGGCACGCCTGAAGCTTTTGAAACTATGCGAGATAGAGCAAAATGGCCTGTTTTTTATAGAAACATCATTGATTTTATTGATTATAGAAACGAGAAAAACTCAAAAACCACACTAAAAACGGTAAGCATAATACCTGCCGAAAAGCCTTTTACTTTAGATTGGATGCATCCGGAATTTAGAGAAGTATTGGAAAAAGCCGATAGTTTTGAATTACGAAGATTGCATAACTGGGCAGGAGAAGTAGAAGTAGAATCTACAAATAAACCGCACAAAATAGGTTGTACTTTATTAATGAAACAAATGGTGCTACTACCTAATGGAGATATAACGGTGTGCTGTAGCGATTTAAACTCAAGAGGCGTAATAGGAAATTTAAAAACCAGTACGCTATACCAAATTTATAATACCCCAAAACGCTTAAGTTGGCTTAAACTTATGTTTCAAAATAGAAAATATGAGATAGATTTATGCAAGAACTGCGAAACATTTTAG
- a CDS encoding CPBP family intramembrane metalloprotease gives MNRNSLFHLSIFTLLGFPLVAFILLHFSSKINFWEVVALSHLNFKAVSIGLGIGLAGALLGLLLIHILPDSKLNNMLDGVMKNLDPQWYHVLFYSFCAGVGEEILFRGAIQSFIHLWPTAIVFVAIHGYLNIKDKPMFVYGIFLIFVSGAFGYLHKFLGIYAAIAAHFIYDVIMFGYMKLADDK, from the coding sequence TTGAATAGAAACTCACTTTTTCATTTAAGTATTTTTACGCTATTGGGTTTTCCGTTGGTAGCGTTTATTTTATTGCATTTTAGTAGTAAAATCAATTTTTGGGAGGTAGTAGCTTTATCTCATCTAAACTTTAAAGCCGTTAGTATTGGATTAGGAATAGGCCTGGCTGGTGCTTTGCTGGGTTTATTGCTTATTCATATTTTGCCCGATAGCAAATTAAACAATATGCTTGATGGGGTTATGAAAAATCTGGATCCACAGTGGTATCATGTATTATTTTATTCTTTTTGTGCCGGTGTGGGCGAAGAAATATTGTTTAGAGGTGCTATACAAAGTTTTATACACCTTTGGCCTACGGCTATAGTTTTTGTTGCCATACATGGCTATCTAAACATTAAAGATAAACCCATGTTTGTTTATGGCATTTTTCTAATTTTTGTATCTGGAGCTTTTGGTTATTTACATAAATTTTTAGGTATCTATGCTGCTATTGCTGCTCATTTTATTTATGACGTAATTATGTTTGGCTATATGAAATTAGCAGATGACAAATAA
- a CDS encoding T9SS type A sorting domain-containing protein, protein MTRTILLFVVSSLFFISSAQIQQEAIPVSKLMQINSIDVPLKTMPLIDEVALRREDETVDKIANIPWRYGVIQYTNIGFDNGSYTYLPNGDRIWRITIKSEGAQTLNFTFNQYYLVGSSKLFIYNEHYNNVLGAFTKENNKDYGSLTTTLIPGDKITIELYEPKEAFDLNKLNLERVVHGYRSLDYQKQWKGIGDSGGCNINAICPLGDSLRNQIKSVGILLTSNNYSAGFCSGALVNNTCNDGEPYFLTANHCMQGSSPNNIVVGFNFESTQCNSNSWAGANNTVSGTTLVANNADSDFALLKLSSAPPSNYEVYYSGWDRTGNPSAFQTGIHHPSGDLKKISRDNNPATQAMYSSAFCWRIGNWEEGTTEGGSSGSPLFNDAGLIIGQLYGGSASCSNISEDFYGRFDVSWDYSNDIAKQLKNWLDPCGTNETTIEGYDPNTITADEDAALQYAGYISSDFCGSKVSQDLLLKNRGNFNLTTATISYGFDGNMQQYNWTGNLLAGENETILLDSVALSNGNHSFRAFIVSTNLANDTNYINDTTTLNATINNGVNVEVALTTNYYGSENTFQIIDYVNNTLIDDQGPFGIMDSYNNSFCLPEGGYCITLTDDGGDGLAPAFFVDQGNYMLNVNGEELYNTDAIGGGVSTCFKYYGGVFYSDTSAVVDTTGILDVNIFNNFILYPNPSNGVINIKSTERINEMDIYNVAGAKVYAQQFNEKQISILTTHLSKGMYLVKVHTDKGVGVKKLVIE, encoded by the coding sequence ATGACAAGAACCATACTTCTATTTGTAGTAAGTAGTTTGTTTTTTATAAGCTCGGCTCAAATTCAGCAGGAAGCAATACCTGTAAGCAAATTAATGCAAATAAATAGCATAGATGTTCCACTAAAAACAATGCCTTTAATAGATGAAGTGGCATTAAGAAGAGAAGATGAAACAGTAGATAAAATAGCTAATATTCCTTGGCGATATGGCGTAATTCAATATACCAATATTGGTTTTGATAATGGAAGTTATACTTATTTGCCCAATGGCGATAGAATTTGGCGTATTACCATAAAATCGGAAGGAGCCCAAACCCTTAATTTTACTTTTAATCAATATTATTTAGTAGGTAGTTCTAAATTGTTTATTTATAATGAACACTACAACAATGTGTTAGGTGCATTTACAAAAGAAAATAATAAAGATTATGGTTCTTTAACCACCACTTTAATTCCCGGAGATAAAATAACCATAGAACTATATGAACCCAAGGAAGCATTTGATTTAAACAAACTAAACCTTGAAAGAGTAGTACATGGCTATAGAAGTTTAGACTACCAAAAACAATGGAAAGGAATTGGAGATTCGGGAGGGTGCAATATTAATGCAATATGCCCTTTGGGCGATAGTCTAAGAAATCAAATAAAAAGTGTAGGTATTTTATTAACCTCTAATAATTATAGTGCCGGTTTTTGTAGTGGAGCATTAGTAAACAACACTTGCAATGATGGCGAACCTTATTTTTTAACAGCTAACCATTGCATGCAGGGTTCAAGTCCCAATAATATTGTTGTAGGTTTTAATTTTGAATCTACACAATGCAACAGTAATAGTTGGGCAGGAGCTAACAATACCGTTTCGGGCACTACACTTGTGGCTAATAATGCCGATTCTGATTTTGCTTTATTAAAATTAAGCAGTGCACCTCCGTCAAATTATGAAGTTTATTATTCGGGTTGGGACAGAACAGGAAACCCAAGTGCGTTTCAAACAGGCATACACCATCCTTCAGGAGATTTAAAGAAAATATCAAGAGATAATAATCCTGCCACGCAGGCAATGTATAGCAGTGCTTTTTGTTGGAGAATAGGCAACTGGGAAGAAGGCACAACAGAAGGCGGTTCGTCTGGTTCGCCTTTGTTTAATGATGCAGGATTAATAATAGGTCAATTGTACGGTGGTTCGGCAAGCTGCTCAAATATTAGTGAAGATTTTTACGGCAGATTTGATGTTAGTTGGGATTATAGTAATGATATAGCAAAACAGTTAAAAAATTGGTTAGACCCATGTGGCACTAATGAAACTACAATAGAAGGTTACGACCCCAACACCATAACAGCAGATGAAGATGCAGCATTGCAATATGCAGGATACATTAGTTCAGATTTTTGTGGTAGTAAAGTAAGTCAAGATTTATTGCTGAAAAATAGAGGAAATTTTAATTTAACTACTGCAACTATTTCCTATGGTTTTGATGGTAATATGCAACAGTATAATTGGACGGGCAACTTGTTAGCTGGAGAAAATGAAACTATTCTTTTAGATAGTGTAGCGTTAAGCAATGGAAATCATAGTTTTAGGGCATTTATAGTTTCTACTAATTTAGCTAACGATACAAATTATATAAACGATACTACTACTTTAAATGCTACCATAAATAATGGTGTAAACGTAGAAGTGGCTTTAACAACTAATTATTACGGTAGTGAAAACACATTTCAAATAATAGATTATGTAAACAATACGCTTATAGATGACCAAGGTCCGTTTGGTATAATGGATAGTTATAATAATAGCTTTTGTTTGCCGGAAGGAGGTTATTGCATTACCCTAACAGACGATGGTGGAGATGGATTAGCTCCAGCTTTTTTTGTAGATCAAGGAAATTATATGTTGAATGTAAATGGTGAAGAACTTTATAATACCGATGCCATAGGTGGTGGAGTTAGCACTTGTTTTAAATATTACGGAGGTGTTTTTTATAGCGATACAAGTGCCGTAGTAGATACTACTGGTATTTTAGACGTAAATATTTTTAATAATTTCATATTATACCCAAATCCAAGCAATGGAGTAATAAATATAAAATCTACCGAGAGAATAAATGAAATGGATATTTATAATGTGGCGGGTGCAAAAGTATATGCACAGCAGTTTAATGAAAAACAAATTAGCATACTTACTACACATTTAAGCAAAGGAATGTACTTAGTAAAAGTGCACACAGATAAAGGTGTAGGTGTTAAAAAACTGGTAATAGAATAA
- a CDS encoding efflux RND transporter periplasmic adaptor subunit, with product MKKLYIILGILLAILLTVVIVFKDKFSGRNATQVVVEEVAKQQITESVTAYGKIYPSKEVKLSLELPGEVTKIYVNEGDSVKVGDLLLEIRADNYVSSVTQSRAAYNQAQANLQMAKARLLQAQSQFTIVENDYNRKKALFNKEILSAVEMEAAETQYLASVSELKSAKETVSANEFQVQSALAGLDQTKDNLGRTKLFAPMSGIVSKLNVEEGEKVVGTAQMAGTELITISEFSELELKVEVGENEVLRITEGDTTNITVDAYLDKKIVGLVSQVAYSSNALTDQQVTKFEVKIKLLLSSYKDMITDKNPYPFRPGMSATAEIITNKKSGVLAVPIQSVTLRDMNEDDNMDDKTQVVFVVENDKAMLKEVKTGIQDDTYIEITEGLAEGEKVVSSPFKAISKELEDETDVKLITEKELYNEE from the coding sequence ATGAAAAAACTTTATATAATTCTTGGCATTTTGTTGGCTATTTTACTAACGGTTGTTATAGTTTTTAAAGATAAATTTAGTGGTAGAAATGCTACGCAAGTTGTAGTAGAAGAAGTAGCAAAACAGCAAATTACGGAGTCTGTTACGGCTTATGGCAAAATATACCCCAGCAAAGAAGTAAAACTATCTTTAGAGCTACCCGGAGAGGTAACAAAAATATATGTAAACGAAGGAGATTCTGTAAAAGTAGGCGATTTATTATTAGAAATTAGAGCCGATAATTATGTTAGTTCTGTAACTCAAAGCAGGGCAGCATACAACCAAGCACAAGCTAATTTGCAAATGGCAAAAGCTAGATTGCTACAAGCACAATCGCAGTTTACAATAGTAGAAAATGACTACAATAGAAAAAAAGCATTATTCAATAAAGAAATACTAAGTGCCGTAGAAATGGAAGCTGCCGAAACGCAATATTTAGCATCGGTAAGTGAGCTTAAATCGGCTAAAGAAACCGTATCTGCCAATGAATTTCAGGTGCAAAGTGCCTTAGCCGGCTTAGACCAAACGAAAGATAATTTAGGAAGAACTAAGCTTTTTGCTCCTATGAGTGGTATTGTTTCTAAGCTAAATGTAGAAGAAGGAGAAAAAGTGGTGGGAACAGCACAAATGGCAGGAACAGAGCTAATAACCATTTCAGAATTTTCAGAATTGGAACTAAAAGTAGAAGTAGGAGAAAATGAAGTATTGCGAATTACGGAAGGCGACACTACAAATATAACCGTAGATGCTTATTTAGATAAAAAAATTGTAGGTTTGGTTAGTCAAGTTGCCTATTCTTCTAATGCTTTAACCGACCAGCAAGTAACAAAGTTTGAAGTTAAAATTAAGCTCTTGCTTTCCAGCTACAAGGATATGATAACGGATAAAAATCCTTATCCTTTTAGACCCGGCATGAGTGCTACCGCAGAAATTATCACCAATAAAAAATCCGGAGTATTAGCTGTACCTATACAAAGTGTTACTTTACGCGATATGAATGAAGACGACAATATGGACGACAAAACGCAAGTGGTTTTTGTGGTAGAAAATGATAAAGCCATGCTTAAAGAAGTTAAAACAGGCATACAAGACGATACTTATATTGAAATAACCGAAGGATTAGCCGAAGGCGAGAAAGTGGTAAGTTCTCCTTTTAAAGCCATATCTAAAGAGCTGGAAGATGAAACAGACGTTAAGCTAATAACGGAAAAAGAATTGTATAATGAGGAGTAA
- the msrA gene encoding peptide-methionine (S)-S-oxide reductase MsrA — protein MEKAVFGGGCFWCVEAVIQRLKGVENVVSGYAGGTVPGHPTYKEVCSGLTGHAEVVEVTFDQNIISYKDLLMVFMTTHDPTTLNRQGADVGTQYRSVIFYANEQQKETATQVLKEVADYYDNPIVTEISVLTKFYKAEENHQNYYNLHPEQGFCQIVISPKVAKLKKMYADRLK, from the coding sequence ATGGAAAAAGCAGTATTTGGCGGAGGATGTTTTTGGTGTGTAGAAGCCGTTATTCAAAGATTAAAAGGCGTAGAAAATGTGGTTTCGGGCTATGCGGGAGGCACTGTGCCGGGACACCCAACTTATAAAGAAGTTTGTAGTGGATTAACAGGACATGCCGAAGTGGTAGAAGTTACTTTTGACCAAAATATTATTAGTTATAAAGATTTGCTCATGGTATTTATGACCACCCACGACCCTACAACTTTAAACCGACAAGGAGCAGACGTGGGTACACAATATCGTTCGGTAATATTTTATGCTAATGAACAGCAAAAAGAAACGGCAACACAGGTACTTAAAGAAGTGGCAGATTATTATGATAATCCTATTGTAACTGAAATAAGTGTGCTAACAAAATTTTATAAAGCAGAAGAAAATCATCAAAATTATTACAACCTACACCCCGAACAAGGCTTTTGCCAAATAGTGATTAGTCCTAAAGTGGCAAAACTTAAAAAAATGTATGCCGACAGGCTGAAATAA
- the msrB gene encoding peptide-methionine (R)-S-oxide reductase MsrB: protein MLNWNDIIKFSTHGNPEPSRRVEKTAEEWKAQLTEEQYKITRQKGTESPHTGALCNAYDAGKYECVCCGEPMFDSTIKFNSGTGWPSFTQPIKENAIKYHKDTSYGMIRVEILCNVCDSHLGHVFPDGPAPSGLRYCVNSASIQLIKED from the coding sequence ATGCTAAACTGGAATGATATAATAAAATTTTCTACTCACGGCAATCCTGAGCCAAGCCGTAGAGTGGAAAAAACAGCAGAAGAATGGAAAGCTCAACTAACAGAAGAGCAATATAAAATAACCCGACAAAAAGGTACTGAAAGTCCGCACACCGGAGCACTGTGCAATGCGTATGATGCAGGAAAATATGAGTGCGTATGCTGTGGCGAACCTATGTTTGACTCTACTATTAAATTTAATTCCGGTACAGGGTGGCCAAGTTTTACACAGCCTATTAAAGAAAATGCCATAAAATATCATAAAGACACTTCTTATGGTATGATAAGAGTTGAAATTTTATGTAATGTTTGCGACAGTCATTTAGGACACGTTTTCCCCGATGGCCCGGCTCCCAGTGGTTTGCGTTATTGCGTAAATTCGGCATCTATTCAGTTAATAAAAGAAGATTAA
- a CDS encoding YdiU family protein: protein MTLSKNLHFTSSFTNELPADIETENYTRQVKNAVFSFVKPYIFENPKLIIASKEMLQELDINDANSKNFLNIFSGKKLLPNMQPYAMAYAGHQFGQWAGQLGDGRAINLGELKGRNATWQVQLKGAGATPYSRNGDGFAVLRSSIREFLISEAMYHLDIASTRALCLIETGENVLRDKLYNGNPTYEKGALVCRVSPSFIRFGNFELLAARQDLKSLKLLLDYTIKHHYSELLKIKNEKEHYIQFVRAVSQNTQKMVVNWMRVGFVHAVMNTDNMSILGETIDYGPYGWIDNFDRAWTPNTTDKHERRYRFGNQINVVQWNLMQLANAIFPLINELQSLQEILDDYQKDVGIAFYKMQFEKLGLYTKNIEDKLFIDELLNLLESCAMDMTIFYRNLADFTHYDSFYKKLSDYSYEPNLIESNKEKWQNWLKQYQNFTENEGLDSAIRKEKMNVVNPKYVLRNYMVQQAIEQAENKSDYSLIFELHELLKNPYTEQIDKEHWFAKRPNWALDKFGCSTLSCSS from the coding sequence ATGACTTTAAGCAAAAATCTACATTTTACTTCTTCATTTACAAATGAACTTCCTGCCGATATAGAAACAGAAAACTATACCCGACAAGTAAAAAATGCCGTTTTTTCTTTTGTAAAGCCATATATTTTTGAAAACCCTAAGCTAATTATTGCGTCTAAAGAAATGCTGCAAGAATTAGATATAAACGATGCCAATAGCAAGAATTTTTTAAATATTTTTTCGGGCAAAAAATTATTGCCAAATATGCAGCCTTATGCTATGGCTTATGCCGGGCATCAGTTTGGGCAGTGGGCAGGTCAGCTGGGCGATGGGCGTGCCATTAATTTAGGAGAGCTAAAAGGAAGAAATGCTACATGGCAAGTGCAACTAAAAGGAGCTGGTGCTACACCATATTCAAGAAATGGAGATGGTTTTGCAGTGCTACGTTCTTCTATTAGGGAGTTTTTAATTAGCGAAGCTATGTATCATTTGGACATTGCCTCTACAAGGGCATTATGTTTAATAGAAACGGGAGAAAATGTGCTTAGAGATAAATTATACAATGGTAATCCTACATACGAAAAAGGAGCTTTAGTTTGTCGGGTCTCGCCAAGTTTTATTCGCTTTGGAAATTTTGAACTATTAGCTGCAAGGCAAGATTTAAAGTCTTTAAAACTATTATTAGATTACACTATAAAGCACCATTATAGTGAGTTGCTTAAAATAAAAAATGAGAAAGAACACTACATTCAGTTTGTAAGAGCCGTAAGCCAAAATACTCAAAAAATGGTGGTTAACTGGATGCGAGTAGGTTTTGTACATGCCGTAATGAACACAGATAATATGTCTATTTTAGGCGAAACCATAGACTATGGCCCTTATGGCTGGATAGATAATTTTGACAGAGCTTGGACACCAAATACTACCGACAAACACGAAAGAAGATACCGTTTCGGCAACCAAATAAATGTGGTACAGTGGAATTTAATGCAGTTAGCTAACGCTATTTTCCCATTAATTAATGAATTGCAATCCCTGCAAGAAATTTTAGACGACTACCAAAAAGATGTAGGTATAGCTTTTTATAAAATGCAGTTTGAAAAATTGGGATTATACACTAAAAACATAGAGGATAAACTTTTTATAGATGAGCTCTTAAACCTTTTAGAATCTTGTGCAATGGATATGACTATTTTTTATAGAAATTTAGCAGATTTCACTCATTATGATTCTTTTTATAAAAAACTAAGCGATTATTCTTATGAGCCAAATCTTATAGAAAGCAATAAAGAAAAATGGCAAAACTGGTTAAAACAATACCAAAATTTTACAGAAAATGAAGGTTTGGATAGTGCAATAAGAAAGGAAAAAATGAACGTTGTAAATCCTAAATATGTACTTAGAAACTATATGGTACAGCAAGCCATAGAACAAGCCGAAAACAAATCGGATTATAGTTTAATTTTTGAGCTACATGAATTATTAAAAAATCCTTATACAGAACAAATAGATAAGGAACATTGGTTTGCTAAAAGACCTAATTGGGCTCTTGATAAATTTGGCTGTTCTACTTTAAGTTGTAGTTCTTAA